The following are encoded in a window of Saccharothrix longispora genomic DNA:
- a CDS encoding NAD(P)/FAD-dependent oxidoreductase, with protein sequence MYDVVVVGGGPAGLSAALVFGRQRRSVLVVDGGEPRNSPASEMHMYLSRDGFPPQQLLALGREELAAYPGVEVRTGLVVAARGAKDDFELELADGAVVRARRVVLATGQVDEPYDIPGLAERFGRSVFHCPFCHGWEAGDKTLAVVTREPVEAMLALYLGDRFSEDVVLCTDGPIELPEPVAAAVAARALPIVDGKITEITGEAGDLTIHFADGGTLRREAVFHRAPTRRHSGLAEQLGCEVLPDGTVKVDEIGQTTTPGVSAAGDMAKLPGMPDATTLVVLGAADGVRAAVWMEGDLFRSGLGVFPS encoded by the coding sequence ATGTACGACGTGGTGGTGGTCGGCGGTGGACCGGCCGGTCTGAGCGCGGCGCTGGTGTTCGGCCGGCAGCGCCGCTCGGTGCTGGTGGTGGACGGCGGCGAGCCGCGCAACTCGCCGGCCTCCGAGATGCACATGTACCTCAGCCGCGACGGTTTCCCGCCGCAGCAACTGCTCGCCCTGGGCCGTGAGGAGCTGGCCGCCTACCCGGGCGTGGAGGTGCGCACCGGCCTGGTGGTGGCCGCGCGGGGCGCCAAGGACGACTTCGAACTGGAACTGGCCGACGGCGCGGTGGTGCGCGCCCGGCGGGTCGTGCTGGCCACGGGCCAGGTCGACGAGCCCTATGACATCCCCGGCCTGGCCGAGCGGTTCGGCCGCAGCGTGTTCCACTGCCCGTTCTGCCACGGCTGGGAAGCAGGCGACAAGACCCTCGCCGTGGTGACCCGCGAGCCGGTGGAGGCCATGCTCGCGCTGTACCTGGGCGACCGGTTCAGCGAGGACGTGGTGCTGTGCACCGACGGCCCGATCGAGCTGCCCGAGCCGGTCGCCGCCGCCGTGGCCGCCCGCGCGCTGCCGATCGTCGACGGGAAGATCACCGAGATCACGGGCGAGGCGGGCGACCTGACCATCCACTTCGCCGACGGCGGCACCCTGCGGCGGGAGGCGGTCTTCCACCGCGCGCCGACCCGCCGGCACTCCGGGTTGGCCGAGCAGTTGGGCTGCGAGGTGCTGCCCGACGGCACGGTCAAGGTCGACGAGATCGGGCAGACGACCACGCCGGGCGTGTCCGCGGCGGGCGACATGGCCAAGCTGCCCGGGATGCCCGACGCCACCACCCTGGTCGTGCTGGGTGCCGCCGACGGCGTGCGGGCGGCGGTGTGGATGGAGGGCGACCTGTTCCGCTCCGGGCTCGGCGTGTTCCCCTCCTGA
- a CDS encoding methyltransferase encodes MSPEQTAEQTAELIALLADHPWIASAVQDGPRVRVRPTRAATAMRPSPGPLVLEHLEHWGEVYDFTYSTGAARPVGEPDFSGWRSSETGEPFPVEHMTDWVERTVDLVLAARPRWVLELGCGTGLLAHRLRPHLAGYVGTDVAQSAVDRLAAEADPSCAYVRAAAHEVASPGVLAALARAGFPAEGPDCVLVNSVTQHFPHVEYLAAVVVDALRLLAPGGSLVIGDVRHAGLLEAHCRRVEAAVDPDPATLDERARSRAERDDELNFDPATLAAAAAGAGRPVRVSVHPKALRADTELTRYRFDAVLRVDTSTTARPVDVPWSGTADLVGAVDAGPPVRVTGIPNRLLSPAPGGVTARELRDALVGRDAAVLLDVRDPALLEVVAPASAAPAPAALVAAGPARAHEPFTAFLARRLGEVARVAARRNGLPAPVVTVDADPLADAARAADAAIGADDARRLPAFLRDLDRVALLAMAATLGQAGAEGTAEEVADALRAAPRHRWIVRRWLAALVEEGMVAHDGRTYRDVLAVSRAELEDAVRDIDRARRGMGYPPELTRFFQSATRYLPELLRDEVALQSLLFADGETGTAEGAYRDNPVNRYANAAVAHLVRAHADTPPAGRPLRVLEVGAGVGGTTADVLAALAGVPLDYLFTDVSRFFLLDAEERFAGVDGLRFGTFDIDDDPTGQGVGAGELDVVLGANVLHNARDLGATLRGLRDLLVPGGLLVFVDTTREIRQLLTSMQFLMSARAGREPAGSGDFRAGTDRIFPTEAEWTTELLVAGFEPVGCLPPPDHALRPIGVQVFAAVRPSS; translated from the coding sequence GTGTCCCCTGAGCAGACCGCCGAGCAGACCGCCGAGCTGATCGCGCTGCTGGCCGACCACCCCTGGATCGCCTCCGCCGTCCAGGACGGCCCGCGCGTGCGGGTCAGGCCCACCCGCGCGGCCACCGCGATGCGCCCGTCGCCCGGCCCGCTGGTCCTGGAGCACCTGGAGCACTGGGGCGAGGTCTACGACTTCACCTATTCGACGGGCGCGGCCCGCCCGGTCGGCGAACCGGACTTCTCCGGGTGGCGGTCCTCCGAGACGGGGGAGCCGTTCCCGGTGGAGCACATGACCGACTGGGTGGAGCGCACGGTCGACCTGGTGCTGGCCGCCCGACCGAGGTGGGTGCTGGAGCTGGGCTGCGGCACCGGCCTGCTGGCGCACCGGCTGCGCCCGCACCTGGCGGGCTACGTGGGCACCGACGTGGCGCAGTCGGCCGTGGACCGCCTGGCCGCCGAGGCCGACCCCTCCTGTGCCTACGTCCGCGCCGCCGCGCACGAGGTCGCCTCACCGGGTGTCCTCGCCGCCCTCGCCCGCGCCGGGTTCCCCGCCGAGGGCCCGGACTGCGTGCTGGTCAACTCCGTCACCCAGCACTTCCCCCACGTCGAGTACCTGGCCGCGGTGGTCGTGGACGCGCTGCGGCTGCTGGCCCCCGGCGGGAGCCTGGTCATCGGCGACGTGCGGCACGCCGGCCTGCTGGAGGCCCACTGCCGGCGCGTCGAGGCGGCGGTCGACCCCGACCCGGCGACCCTGGACGAGCGCGCCAGGAGCCGCGCCGAACGCGACGACGAGCTGAACTTCGACCCGGCCACCCTCGCCGCGGCGGCCGCCGGCGCCGGGCGGCCGGTGCGCGTCAGCGTGCACCCGAAGGCACTGCGCGCCGACACGGAGCTGACCCGCTACCGGTTCGACGCGGTGCTGCGCGTCGACACCTCCACCACCGCCCGCCCGGTCGACGTGCCGTGGTCGGGCACGGCGGACCTGGTGGGGGCGGTCGACGCGGGCCCGCCGGTGCGCGTGACGGGCATCCCGAACCGGCTGCTGTCCCCCGCGCCCGGCGGGGTCACGGCCCGTGAACTGCGCGACGCGCTCGTCGGCCGCGACGCCGCGGTCCTGCTCGACGTGCGCGACCCCGCGCTGCTTGAGGTGGTCGCGCCCGCCTCGGCGGCGCCCGCGCCCGCGGCGCTGGTGGCGGCCGGACCCGCACGGGCGCACGAGCCGTTCACCGCGTTCCTGGCGCGCCGCCTCGGCGAGGTCGCGCGGGTCGCCGCGCGCCGCAACGGCCTGCCCGCGCCGGTGGTCACCGTCGACGCCGACCCGCTCGCCGACGCCGCCCGCGCCGCCGACGCGGCGATCGGCGCCGACGACGCCCGGCGCCTGCCCGCCTTCCTGCGCGACCTGGACCGGGTCGCCCTGCTGGCCATGGCCGCCACCCTCGGGCAGGCCGGCGCGGAGGGGACCGCCGAGGAGGTCGCCGACGCGCTGCGGGCCGCGCCCCGACACCGCTGGATCGTGCGGCGCTGGCTGGCCGCGCTGGTCGAGGAGGGCATGGTCGCCCACGACGGGCGCACCTACCGGGACGTGCTCGCGGTGTCCCGCGCCGAGCTGGAGGACGCCGTCCGCGACATCGACCGCGCCCGCCGCGGCATGGGCTACCCGCCCGAGCTGACCCGGTTCTTCCAGAGCGCCACCCGGTACCTGCCCGAACTGCTGCGCGACGAGGTGGCGCTCCAGTCGCTGCTGTTCGCCGACGGCGAGACCGGCACCGCCGAGGGCGCCTACCGCGACAACCCGGTCAACCGCTACGCCAACGCCGCCGTCGCGCACCTGGTGCGCGCCCACGCCGACACCCCGCCCGCCGGAAGGCCGCTGCGCGTGCTGGAGGTCGGCGCGGGCGTGGGCGGCACGACCGCCGACGTGCTGGCGGCGCTCGCCGGCGTGCCGCTGGACTACCTGTTCACCGACGTCTCGCGGTTCTTCCTGCTCGACGCGGAGGAGCGCTTCGCCGGGGTCGACGGGCTGCGGTTCGGCACCTTCGACATCGACGACGACCCGACCGGCCAGGGCGTCGGCGCGGGGGAGCTGGACGTCGTGCTGGGGGCGAACGTCCTGCACAACGCGCGCGACCTGGGCGCGACCCTGCGCGGGCTGCGCGACCTGCTCGTCCCGGGTGGCCTGCTGGTGTTCGTCGACACCACCCGCGAGATCCGCCAACTGCTGACCTCGATGCAGTTCCTGATGTCGGCCCGCGCGGGCCGCGAACCGGCGGGTTCCGGGGACTTCCGCGCGGGGACCGACCGCATCTTCCCCACCGAGGCCGAGTGGACGACCGAGCTGCTGGTCGCCGGGTTCGAGCCGGTGGGCTGCCTGCCCCCGCCGGACCACGCCCTGCGGCCGATCGGGGTGCAGGTGTTCGCGGCGGTCCGCCCGTCGTCGTGA
- a CDS encoding phosphopantetheine-binding protein, whose product MTTSATEAAPAAAPDAEDPTPVLSGIWADLLDLGDRPVDPATTFLRLGGDSVLAVRMAALVRKRLGVVLALSDVGVESTIGQLSDLVRRRSAAGSTARALPVELRRRADPEAPFPLLPLQQGYFVGQQDGWELSYDSAHFYGDVGLTDVDGDEAEDALNDALRRLAEHQPMLRARVTADGDQHVLPLDAPGAVPVPTVYDLRDADADTAGDTLERVRAEMSATGPDPTRGPGLDIRLSLLPDGAARLHTSMSLLVFDGWSATLLNRELLALSADWNAVLAPLDMDFGDYVASVAGLPGTEAWDADRAWWWERLDALPEPPALPLVRDPREVRATTMGTRETRLTADRWATLRDRCAAHDVTPSTAMFTAFAVVLARWTGHRRMLLNSLQLNRLPVHPDVHRVVGACASTMLLPAELAEGATFAELAATAQRRFGEHAAHNLITGVEVSRELGRRRGTHRPVAPVVFQSTLGMDAAVGAAHPESAGPLGEVDFGDFHHQLRTPQVALEVRFYELRSEMAIVFSLVDELFEAEQVEAAFTDLVELIGTLADGEGWDRVVELPAATGPTGDGLLLGRYGDGDAVVAEGPLSTPLEEAVAELWEELLDVPVLDRSANFFALGGDSLLAVRALARLTKRLGGGVAVRDFLESPTVAGVAAAFAARGAS is encoded by the coding sequence GTGACCACCTCCGCCACCGAGGCAGCCCCCGCGGCAGCGCCCGACGCCGAGGACCCCACGCCGGTCCTGTCGGGCATCTGGGCGGACCTGCTCGACCTGGGCGACCGGCCGGTCGATCCCGCCACCACCTTCCTGCGCCTGGGCGGCGACTCCGTGCTCGCCGTGCGCATGGCGGCGCTGGTCCGCAAGCGCCTGGGCGTGGTGCTGGCGCTGTCCGACGTGGGCGTGGAGTCGACGATCGGGCAGTTGTCGGACCTGGTGCGCCGCCGGTCGGCGGCGGGGTCGACGGCCCGCGCGCTGCCGGTCGAGCTGCGCCGACGCGCCGACCCGGAGGCGCCGTTCCCGCTGCTGCCGCTCCAGCAGGGCTACTTCGTGGGCCAGCAGGACGGGTGGGAGCTGTCCTACGACTCCGCGCACTTCTACGGCGACGTCGGCCTGACCGACGTCGACGGCGACGAGGCGGAGGACGCGCTCAACGACGCGCTGCGCCGGCTGGCCGAGCACCAGCCGATGCTGCGGGCCCGGGTCACCGCCGACGGCGACCAGCACGTGCTGCCGCTCGACGCGCCCGGCGCGGTGCCCGTGCCCACCGTGTACGACCTGCGGGACGCCGACGCGGACACCGCCGGCGACACCCTGGAGCGCGTGCGGGCGGAGATGAGCGCCACCGGCCCCGACCCCACGCGCGGTCCCGGCCTGGACATCCGGTTGAGCCTGCTGCCCGACGGCGCGGCCCGCCTGCACACCAGCATGAGCCTGCTGGTGTTCGACGGCTGGTCGGCCACGCTGCTCAACCGCGAACTGCTGGCGCTGAGCGCCGACTGGAACGCGGTGCTGGCGCCGCTGGACATGGACTTCGGCGACTACGTCGCCTCCGTCGCCGGCCTGCCCGGCACCGAGGCGTGGGACGCGGACCGCGCGTGGTGGTGGGAGCGGCTGGACGCGCTGCCCGAACCGCCCGCGCTGCCCCTGGTGCGCGACCCGCGCGAGGTGCGGGCCACGACCATGGGCACGCGGGAGACCAGGCTCACCGCGGACCGGTGGGCGACGTTGCGCGACCGGTGCGCAGCGCACGACGTGACGCCGTCCACCGCGATGTTCACCGCGTTCGCCGTCGTGCTCGCGCGGTGGACCGGACACCGCCGGATGCTGCTGAACTCGTTGCAGCTCAACCGGTTGCCGGTGCACCCGGACGTGCACCGGGTGGTGGGCGCGTGCGCGTCGACGATGCTGCTGCCCGCCGAGCTGGCCGAGGGCGCGACGTTCGCCGAGCTGGCCGCGACGGCGCAGCGGAGGTTCGGCGAGCACGCGGCGCACAACCTGATCACCGGTGTCGAGGTGTCGCGCGAGCTGGGCCGCAGGCGCGGCACCCACCGACCGGTGGCGCCGGTGGTGTTCCAGAGCACCCTGGGCATGGACGCGGCGGTCGGCGCGGCGCACCCGGAGTCGGCGGGCCCGCTGGGCGAGGTGGACTTCGGCGACTTCCACCACCAGCTGCGCACCCCGCAGGTGGCGCTGGAGGTGCGCTTCTACGAGCTGCGCTCGGAGATGGCGATCGTGTTCTCCCTCGTGGACGAGCTGTTCGAGGCCGAGCAGGTGGAGGCGGCGTTCACCGACCTGGTCGAGCTGATCGGCACCCTGGCCGACGGCGAGGGCTGGGACCGCGTGGTCGAGCTGCCCGCGGCCACCGGGCCGACCGGCGACGGGCTGCTGCTGGGCCGCTACGGCGACGGTGACGCCGTCGTGGCCGAGGGGCCGCTGTCCACGCCGCTGGAGGAGGCCGTCGCCGAGCTGTGGGAGGAACTGCTCGACGTGCCGGTGCTGGACCGCTCGGCGAACTTCTTCGCGCTGGGCGGCGACTCGCTGCTGGCGGTGCGGGCGCTGGCGCGCCTGACCAAGCGGCTCGGTGGCGGTGTCGCGGTGCGGGACTTCCTGGAGTCGCCCACGGTGGCCGGGGTGGCCGCCGCGTTCGCCGCACGGGGTGCGTCGTGA
- a CDS encoding saccharopine dehydrogenase NADP-binding domain-containing protein has product MTGLIGVLGGSGAVGRVVVDRLAAAGHPVRVGGRDLARAKAVPGASEAVAVDLDDADALAAFCAGCAVVVNCAGPSYRVLDVVARVALAAGAGYVDAAGDAVALEALTAGAPDALVRLPAVFSAGLMPGLSGLLPRLLAEAGPIGRLDVYVGGSVEIGRLSAVDALLTRGPRFGHALAAWREGRVVEHALAPLRGVTLPGFRGRVHAWPFLSAEMVALAGALGVAELRNYTVYATENLPEVLATAWADDEPPDAHVDAVVEAARRDVEECGRHYALLAHARPPAGSGAGSRRVLLRTPDSYELSGVVAALVAADVLEGRVPAGAHHAADVLDPRRTAAALAADDLVTALELPKDS; this is encoded by the coding sequence GTGACCGGCCTGATCGGGGTGCTCGGCGGATCGGGCGCGGTCGGCCGCGTCGTGGTGGACCGGCTGGCGGCCGCGGGTCACCCGGTGCGGGTGGGCGGGCGCGACCTGGCGCGGGCGAAGGCGGTGCCGGGTGCGTCGGAGGCCGTGGCGGTGGACCTGGACGACGCCGACGCGCTCGCCGCGTTCTGCGCCGGGTGTGCCGTGGTGGTCAACTGCGCCGGCCCGTCCTACCGGGTGCTGGACGTGGTCGCGCGGGTCGCGCTGGCCGCCGGGGCCGGGTACGTCGACGCCGCGGGGGACGCGGTGGCGCTGGAGGCGCTGACCGCCGGCGCGCCCGACGCGCTGGTGCGGCTGCCCGCGGTGTTCTCCGCCGGGCTGATGCCGGGTCTGTCGGGGCTGCTGCCCCGGCTGCTCGCCGAGGCGGGCCCGATCGGCAGGCTGGACGTCTACGTCGGCGGCTCGGTCGAGATCGGCCGCCTGTCGGCGGTGGACGCGCTGCTGACCCGGGGGCCCCGCTTCGGCCACGCGCTGGCGGCGTGGCGGGAGGGCCGGGTGGTCGAGCACGCCCTGGCCCCGCTGCGCGGGGTGACCCTGCCCGGCTTCCGGGGCCGGGTGCACGCCTGGCCGTTCCTGTCCGCGGAGATGGTCGCGCTCGCCGGCGCGCTGGGTGTGGCCGAACTGCGCAACTACACCGTCTACGCCACGGAGAACCTCCCGGAGGTGCTGGCGACGGCGTGGGCCGACGACGAGCCGCCGGACGCGCACGTGGACGCCGTGGTGGAGGCGGCGCGGCGCGACGTGGAGGAGTGCGGGCGGCACTACGCGCTGCTGGCCCACGCCCGCCCGCCGGCGGGGTCGGGAGCCGGCAGCCGCCGGGTCCTGCTGCGCACCCCCGACTCCTACGAGCTCAGCGGCGTGGTCGCGGCACTGGTCGCCGCGGACGTGCTGGAAGGCCGGGTGCCCGCCGGGGCACACCACGCCGCCGACGTGCTCGACCCCCGGCGCACCGCCGCCGCGCTCGCGGCGGACGACCTGGTGACCGCACTGGAACTACCGAAGGACAGCTGA
- a CDS encoding class I SAM-dependent methyltransferase has translation MTDPNTPTHGSGADNSGADGYAVNAQYYDLIFPRAQRDAMRAALTALLAGAGRVVEIGAGTGQFTETLLANLPEGGEVFAVEPAAVMRAALTTRLAALEDPPVTVLPEDALTAEVDGPVDAVVLLHVLTHFSPADRKALWARWVPRLAPGGVVVVDVQMPQAPMAVPPTPVPGRTLGRRRYDTVSEAVVDGDGLVWTMTYRVHEGDRLVSEESVSFPSFIASDEVLHAELREAGGEPVADPPAGVLAWRVR, from the coding sequence ATGACCGACCCGAACACGCCCACCCACGGCTCCGGGGCAGACAACTCCGGGGCGGACGGCTACGCCGTCAACGCCCAGTACTACGACCTGATCTTCCCCCGGGCGCAGCGCGACGCGATGCGGGCGGCGCTGACCGCGCTGCTGGCCGGCGCGGGGCGGGTGGTGGAGATCGGCGCGGGCACCGGCCAGTTCACCGAGACCCTGCTGGCGAACCTGCCCGAGGGCGGCGAGGTGTTCGCCGTCGAACCGGCGGCGGTCATGCGCGCCGCGCTGACCACCCGCCTGGCGGCGCTGGAGGACCCGCCGGTGACCGTGCTGCCCGAGGACGCGCTGACCGCCGAGGTCGACGGCCCGGTGGACGCGGTCGTGCTGCTGCACGTGCTCACGCACTTCTCCCCCGCCGACCGCAAGGCGCTGTGGGCGCGCTGGGTGCCCCGCCTCGCCCCCGGCGGTGTGGTCGTGGTGGACGTGCAGATGCCGCAGGCGCCGATGGCGGTGCCGCCGACGCCCGTGCCCGGCCGCACCCTGGGCCGCCGCCGCTACGACACGGTCAGCGAGGCGGTCGTGGACGGCGACGGCCTGGTGTGGACGATGACCTACCGGGTGCACGAGGGTGATCGGCTGGTGTCGGAGGAGTCGGTGTCCTTCCCGTCGTTCATCGCCTCCGACGAGGTGCTGCACGCCGAGCTGCGCGAGGCCGGGGGCGAGCCGGTGGCCGACCCGCCGGCCGGTGTGCTGGCCTGGCGGGTGCGCTAG
- a CDS encoding thioesterase II family protein: MFDDMGPWLRRLSTPAAPRLRLVCLPHGGAGPSVFTPWAEHVPRDVELLAVRYPGREDRWGEPPPRDLREVVARVVAALRPLPELPFVLFGHSLGAAVAHEVVQRLRAVGRPLPVRLVVSGREAPQDERGGDVHRLGDAGLLAELRRLGGVDPAVLADPDLSALVAECVREDYRLVETHTGWSTTPLPVPVSAFVGDRDPDLTPDDAARWAALTTAGFRLRVFPGDHFYLSAQPDRVAAEVLADL; this comes from the coding sequence ATGTTCGATGATATGGGTCCGTGGCTGCGCCGGTTGAGCACTCCGGCCGCACCCCGCCTGCGCCTGGTGTGCCTGCCGCACGGCGGGGCCGGCCCGTCGGTGTTCACGCCCTGGGCCGAGCACGTCCCGCGGGACGTCGAACTGCTCGCGGTGCGCTACCCGGGCCGCGAGGACCGCTGGGGCGAGCCGCCGCCGCGCGACCTCCGCGAGGTCGTCGCCCGCGTCGTGGCCGCCCTGCGCCCGCTGCCGGAGCTGCCGTTCGTCCTGTTCGGGCACAGCCTGGGCGCCGCAGTCGCCCACGAGGTGGTGCAGCGGCTGCGCGCGGTGGGCAGGCCGCTGCCGGTGCGGCTGGTCGTGTCCGGCCGCGAGGCGCCCCAGGACGAGCGCGGCGGCGACGTGCACCGGCTCGGCGACGCGGGGCTGCTGGCCGAACTGCGCCGGCTGGGCGGCGTCGACCCGGCCGTGCTGGCCGACCCCGACCTGAGCGCCCTGGTCGCCGAGTGCGTCCGCGAGGACTACCGGCTGGTCGAGACGCACACCGGCTGGAGCACCACGCCGCTGCCGGTGCCCGTCTCGGCCTTCGTCGGCGACCGCGACCCGGACCTCACCCCCGACGACGCCGCCCGCTGGGCCGCGCTGACCACCGCGGGGTTCCGGTTGCGCGTGTTCCCGGGTGACCACTTCTACCTGTCCGCGCAACCGGACCGCGTCGCCGCCGAGGTCCTCGCCGACCTCTAG
- a CDS encoding class I SAM-dependent methyltransferase, translated as MLIAGALPAAAHALGRAAVEDVDVAPELVRELDLAVLLGICDFVGRAAAQVALPADPADVVPAADRHRWIAGHWVRALAAEGWADVDGSGLLRSVRSPRRAELAAAREAITVSVAGLGYPPALATYVLDSLRALPSLLTDEVTAQALLFRDSELATADAAYRDNPVNRYLNAAAASVVADLVRARGGLRVLELGAGTGATTADLLPTLAGTGSDYLFTDLSPLFLRDAAARFADHAYLRFRLVDFTEPLEPQVREGDFDLVVAVNTAHNATDVPDLLRQVAGLLRADGALLLVETCHEHHQSLASMPFLLSPRPGGRPVVRTDLRAGTTRTYLTGPEWASAAAGAGLEQVVDLPPPDHPLAAFSQRLAVFTPSSKRSRTP; from the coding sequence GTGCTGATCGCTGGAGCGCTGCCCGCCGCGGCCCACGCGCTGGGCCGCGCGGCGGTGGAGGACGTCGACGTCGCGCCGGAGCTGGTCCGCGAACTGGACCTGGCCGTGCTGCTGGGCATCTGCGACTTCGTGGGACGCGCGGCCGCCCAGGTGGCCCTGCCCGCCGACCCCGCCGACGTCGTGCCCGCCGCGGACCGGCACCGGTGGATCGCCGGGCACTGGGTGCGCGCGCTGGCGGCCGAGGGGTGGGCCGACGTGGACGGGAGCGGCCTGCTGCGCTCGGTGCGATCACCGCGCCGCGCCGAACTCGCGGCGGCGCGCGAGGCGATCACGGTTTCGGTGGCGGGCCTGGGTTATCCCCCCGCGCTGGCGACCTACGTCCTGGACTCCCTGCGCGCCCTGCCCTCGCTGCTCACCGACGAGGTCACCGCGCAGGCGCTGCTGTTCCGCGACTCCGAGCTCGCCACCGCGGACGCCGCCTACCGCGACAACCCCGTCAACCGCTACCTCAACGCCGCCGCCGCGTCGGTGGTCGCCGACCTGGTGCGCGCACGGGGAGGACTGCGCGTGCTGGAACTGGGCGCGGGCACCGGCGCCACGACCGCGGACCTGCTGCCCACACTGGCCGGCACGGGGTCGGACTACCTGTTCACCGACCTGTCGCCGTTGTTCCTGCGGGACGCCGCCGCGCGGTTCGCCGATCACGCCTACCTGCGCTTCCGGCTGGTCGACTTCACCGAACCGCTCGAACCCCAGGTGCGCGAGGGCGACTTCGACCTGGTGGTCGCGGTGAACACCGCGCACAACGCCACCGACGTGCCCGACCTGCTGCGCCAGGTGGCCGGGCTGCTGCGCGCCGACGGCGCGCTGCTGCTGGTGGAGACCTGCCACGAGCACCACCAGTCGCTGGCGTCGATGCCGTTCCTGCTGTCCCCGCGCCCCGGCGGCCGGCCGGTCGTGCGCACCGACCTGCGCGCGGGGACCACCCGCACGTACCTCACCGGTCCGGAGTGGGCGTCCGCCGCCGCGGGCGCCGGGCTGGAGCAGGTCGTGGACCTGCCGCCGCCGGACCACCCGCTCGCCGCGTTCTCCCAGCGGCTGGCGGTCTTCACCCCTTCGAGCAAGAGGAGCCGAACCCCGTGA
- a CDS encoding glycosyltransferase family 4 protein, producing MTARPDNTSDVAVVALDADRVDRAVGLSRGLGRAGHRVTLYTSAPVIASLPAGCRSIATRDLARDWERRAAAPDVVHTVTPASVRAVAALDGVSAPVVHSHDPGDDVGTLPPGVVEHFVVGGAGEVAGVLGTGVPRGAVSVVPEGVDLAEWGVGGPAAPRSGVSRLVYLGALRPGDGADTAVAALPWVPDAELVIGADVDADSGRAREEVDRLCAGAAALKVADRVRVTGPVSAELLRSADVVVHTPWNARPVRSVLEAMACGVPVVASAVGVLPDTVLDGVTGVLVPPRLPKALGLAVRRLLNDKTRRAAFSTAASDRVEQRHTWDRIAIETAAVYRGCIGARAEPA from the coding sequence ATGACAGCACGCCCGGACAACACGTCGGATGTCGCGGTGGTCGCACTGGACGCCGACCGGGTCGACCGGGCGGTGGGGCTCTCCCGTGGTCTGGGGCGGGCCGGGCATCGCGTCACCCTGTACACCAGTGCGCCGGTCATCGCGTCCCTGCCCGCCGGGTGCCGGTCGATCGCGACGCGGGACCTCGCCCGCGACTGGGAGCGCCGCGCCGCCGCGCCCGACGTCGTGCACACGGTGACACCGGCGTCGGTGCGTGCCGTGGCCGCGCTGGACGGTGTGTCCGCGCCGGTCGTGCACAGCCACGACCCGGGCGACGACGTGGGAACGTTGCCGCCCGGAGTCGTCGAGCACTTCGTCGTGGGCGGTGCCGGCGAGGTGGCGGGCGTGCTGGGGACGGGAGTGCCGCGTGGCGCGGTGAGCGTCGTCCCCGAGGGCGTCGACCTCGCCGAATGGGGGGTGGGGGGACCGGCCGCACCGCGATCCGGAGTTTCGCGGCTGGTGTACCTCGGCGCGCTGCGCCCCGGCGACGGCGCGGACACCGCCGTCGCCGCGCTTCCCTGGGTGCCCGACGCGGAACTGGTGATCGGCGCCGACGTCGACGCGGACAGCGGACGCGCCCGCGAGGAGGTCGACCGGTTGTGCGCCGGTGCGGCGGCGCTGAAGGTCGCCGACCGCGTCCGGGTGACGGGACCGGTGTCCGCCGAGCTGCTGCGTTCGGCGGACGTCGTGGTCCACACCCCGTGGAACGCCCGTCCGGTGCGTTCGGTGCTGGAGGCGATGGCCTGCGGCGTGCCCGTCGTCGCGAGCGCGGTCGGCGTGCTGCCCGACACCGTCCTGGACGGTGTGACCGGCGTCCTCGTGCCGCCCCGACTGCCGAAGGCGCTCGGGCTGGCCGTCAGGCGCCTGCTCAACGACAAGACCCGGCGCGCCGCCTTCTCCACCGCCGCCTCGGACCGGGTGGAGCAACGCCACACTTGGGACCGGATCGCCATCGAGACCGCCGCCGTCTACCGAGGCTGCATCGGAGCCCGCGCCGAGCCGGCGTGA